ACTGCACAACCAAATATGCGTAAATGTGAAACATCGAGTTGATAACCGATAATCATTTGAAGAGGGGATTGGGATAAATTAGCTGTAGGGCGCAATCTAATCAATGACGCCGCATGCAAAACTGCATGACCCCAAGCTATATCATCGAGTTTCGTTCTCAATAATAAAATTCGGACAATTTGGATGCGCTTTATTAAGGATTCTGCCAATCCATTTTGAGTATGCACATGGGGGACCGAATGCTCTACATCAATTCCAAGTGAAGCACAATACTCATCAAAACTTTTGGAAGTAAATCCACCAGCATTATCCATCCTTATGCCTTTAATTGGATAATCGGGAAATTGTGCCTAGAGCTTTATAATCTGCGCAAGCAATCGTATAAAAGCAACGTTGCTTGTAAATAGTAGGCATGTATGAGACCATCTACTTGATGCGTCTATTAACATCataaaatatcaaaatggtccatttGGCGGGTGTAATGGTCCACAAAATTCTCCTTGAATTCTTTGCAAGAAAAGGtattcattattttcattattttccTCTTCAAGAGTTTCAATATGGTACCCACAACGACGTATGTCTTTAAAGCTAAGCAGACTTCTTTTCGATTTGGTGTTTAAAAACGCATCTCAATATGGAGGATAGTACCATTTGGCTTAGTTATTGTGGCATTCCCAAAGCCATCAATAAGTTTAATAGGACCAAATATATTATGGATATATGCCTTACGCAACGTAATATTAACAACTTCAGGTGTCCAAAATAAAAATTACGCATTAGTTATAATATTTCACATTATATTTCACGATATAAATATTTTACATAGAtaatatattacataaaaatttATATCACATTATTTTATCCAACATATAAGTCTGAGACATCTTTAAGTCAATCAGACATCATAAAGGAGTTCAGAAACATCCAAAGATTGGTCTACTGCTTCAAGAGCAAACCGATCCATATATACAGAAACATTATTTGCTTTGACTGCATTGCTATTTACGATAGGAGTGATCTCAATAGTATTGGATTCTCCACGATTTTCAGGCCTTTTCAGAGTTGACTAGTATAAATTAACAAAATGTTTAGGCGTACGACAGGTACGCTACCAGTGCCCAGACATGCCACAACGATAGCAAATATTTTCATCATCTGCCTTCTTTGGCTTCTTATTAATATGATGGTCCTGATTTAGACCACGATTAGACAAGCCACGACTAGATGAACCACGATTAAATTATCTGGGTTGATTTACTCTTCGACCACCACCTCGACCTCTTCCTCTATCTCTGCGAGAGTTAATATATCGTTGCTCATTGCGAGAATAATTTTCTGTTCTAGCATTTGTTTCAGGAAAAGTTGGTGCGCCTGCAGGGCGAAGCTCATGATTTCGTATAAGCAATTCATTATTCTTCTCAGTGGTCAACAATACAGAGATCAATTCACAATAAGTTACAAAATCACGATGTCTATATTGTTGTTGTAATACCATATTCGAGGAATAGAACGTGGAGAATGTCTTCTCTAATAGTTCATGGTCGGAAAGTCTTAGGCCACATAACTCATAGCTAGAGACAATATCAAATAAAGCAGCATTATAGTCTCAGACAGATTTAAAATCTTGTAGACGAATATTTTGCCAATCATTACAGGTAAGAGGGAGAATTATTGTTTGAGTATGGTCATACATTTTCCTCAAACTCGTCCATAGGATCTGCGAGTCCCGGACGGAAAGATATTAAGTCTGCAAAGTCTCATTCAGATGGCGGCGGATAATGATCAACGCTTTTGCCTTATCTTTAGCATCAATTTCATTTTCAAGTGCTATTTGGCCATTTATTTCTCGGATCGCGTTGGCGATACCCATGGCCTGAAGATGCATTTCAACATCTAAATACCACGATATATAGTTTGTTCTGCTAACTTTAAGTTTGCGAAACTTGAGTTTTTCGATTTCAATCATTATACTGAATCAAAATAATATCAAGATCACTTCGAGGACACAATAATAATATCGGATATATATGCCGGTGCGATATATATTCTAGAATGATCATCCCATGGGTGGGTAAAGTTTGTTATATTCCAAAGAATGCAAGGGAAATTTGTTTATATGGGATATACATATACGGCAAATTGGAAGGGTCAAGCCTAGAGTCAACAATCGGTCAATGAAAGAATTATGTAGGAATGGAATTTCAAGGACGTTCATTCTTCATCTGTCAAAGTCCAAGGACCAAACATTAATGTGCCAAAAGTTGTGGCTGTCGCTGGATCTCCGTTTATCCCTCATAGTTCTTAACGTGTTTTATGTTTAGTTCCTAGACTATATTCGAATAAAAGAGAGCTTGTGCTCTATGTCTCTATCTATATGTGCGTAATGAACATTAAAAACTTAGTcttgaaaaattaaattaattgaaATGTCGTTATGAATTTTGAGTGTAATATGAGAGTTTCCCCAAACCCTAATTTCTTTCTTCCTTCTTTCCGTCGCCCATACTCTTCTCCCACGCCACCCTCTTTCATTCTCAGCCACCAATCTCTGACCACCACAACTGGCCGTCACCTTTCCCTCTCCAAACCCTATCTACCACGCCATCTCCCTCTCGACCGCTATCATAAACCCTCTCTTCCCCCAAAaacaacctcctttctcgctaaaATCGATGGATTTCGAATCGTCTCTATTTTCCGATCAAGTTCCGTCGCCGGCACCCATCTGTACGTTATCATAAAGAGGTTAATATCCCGCTTAATTTTGTTCAGATGTGGATTTCATACGCGCGCAGCATTTTAGCACTGTATGCATTCCATCACACGTCAGTCATGAGTTCGAATCCTTTTGCTGCCATTTATGCTATTTTTTTTCTTAGCTTTATTTTAACTTTTTTACTTTGTGTATTTAAGCTTtggtctgttttttttttttccaaattaATTTTTTGATTTGAGTGAAAATTTAAAAATCAACtcatatttattgttattttaattttaaaaattatataaaataaaaatattagttaaAACTGCTTCTTCTCGGTTATTCTCTCCATCTCGCAATACATGAATTTTTTAGAGtgattttcatatttaatttagatcaaaatatattaaatttttCATTCATCTTATTTTTTATGTCAATAATTTAAAAAACATGTATTGATCAAcggaaaaaataataatttttatttttattttggatTGTAGAAGGAGGGAATAGTAATTAAAATCACTTTTCATAACTCCAAATCCATATAACCTATTTCTAAAATTAACTTTAATACTTGAAAAAATAAAATTACATTTATATTTTGATAATTTTAGTTAATATATTTTATTCTTAATCTTTTTAGTATAAATTTTAATTCTAGCAACttgtaaagaaaaattataattcaatttgtaataatttataattaagatATATTCAGATGTTTATTTACGGTCTAAATAATGTCCTATTCAAATTTAGAGACCACATTTTATTATTCAGATATGTATTCAGTTTCAGACgtcttaatttttaaaaaaaacaaatacATCATTTGAGAGGTTAAAAATGATTAGAtcatttaaatgtacatatatccATCTAAGCTTCCAAAATTCCATGATAATTAGATCGACAAGGAGCTCCATGACCATGTTAGAGTAAGTGCAAATAAAACAAAATCCGGCGGCTCGGAGCACATTTTAAGCAAGATAACTTTTATTAAAACTTGACAAAACTCAAGAACAAGGGGAATACAGTTATTGAAGCATAGTTCTTTGTCGAGGGGAAAAAATAACTACTGCAAATGAGTAGAGGTATTAGTTTTCAAAAGGATAGGCATCATCATTACTCCCaagttttatcatggaaaatgttGGCATCTAAAATGCAGTATCTCAAATGTCGAGTATAATATAACCAATATGAAAAAAAATTCACCAGAAATAGGCGCGACTGATTCAAAATAAACAAAATATTGATGTTCAAGATCTAAATTAAAAACTTATCCAGCAATAATCCAGAACAATAACTGAAATAAATAATATCCAGAAACGTAACTAAAAGGTAAATGTCAGCAAACTGAAAGATAACAACCAAATAGCCGACAAAAGCTAGCTAGCTGCCTAGTCGAACAAACTCATTCCAAAATCTTCATCTTCCTCTTCTTCAGGCTCGTCCTTCTTCTCTTCCGCCTTGGCAGCAGCAGGGGCGCTGCCAGAAGAGGCAGCAGCAGCAGctggagcagcagcagcagcagcgaaCTTGCTAGGATCCTACATCattatcaaattaaacaaatggtCAAGGAAAATTAATGGGAAAAATTAAAATCATCAAAAAATCACATCAGAATAATTCCAAACAAACCTTGATGTACTCTTTCACTTGCTCAGCTTCTGGGAAGGAATACTCTGTGGCGACAGCAATAGCCAGAGCATTCTTGTAGGCATTGATGAACATGTGCGGCGCTGCAGCAACGGTGGGGTAAGAGATTGCCAGAGCCAAAGAGGTGACCATTGCAACACCAGCAGCAAACTTGGCCATAAGGTCATCTTCAGTCAGATCAAGGACTTCCGGGCTGAAGACCGAGCCATTGTCATAAACACTCAAGACGACAAGGCCGTAAGAGAAAGGCCTGATCCCGAGTTTAGCAAGAAGGGCAGCTTCAGAAGAGCCAACCTTGTCACCCTTCTTGATAAGCTCAACAGGGGTGATGATTTCCACGGTACCCTTGTTAATCTTAGTGGGGATATTCAGAACCTGGAAATAAACAAATTTCAAGTGAGAATTCACCAAAACACTGAGACATACAAAGCGAGTACCACAAATTGGAGAATGAAATACCTGGAAGAAAGAGGTCTGAGATGGGTCAAGACCAGTGTTGCCGGGAGGGACAACAACATCAATTGGAGCAATCAGACCCACACGAGCAGGTGCACCAACCTGTTAGCATAGTATTGTGAGCATAATCAAACACTAGTAATACAAATTACTAAAGACAGAGAATCTACACAAATGTTGCATAGAAAATAAGATGACTTGAAAAAACTATACTATTAATCATAATAAATCAATATGCAGTTTCATACAGGTAAAAACAGATGGACAATCAAATGAAAACTTTAGTATATGTATTTCACAGCTGCTCATCGACATGAAGCAGGTCAACAAAATGTAATAACTTTACCAGTAAAAAAACACACTGATTACAGTAACAATTATGTAAATTGGCAATGATTAGAGGACGTACTTTGTACTTGGCGACCTCCTCACTCACTTCCTTGAGATCACCCTTGGTGAAAATCAAACCCACATTGCCCTAATGGAAAACAAATATCAAAGCATCAGCCATTAGCACAACTCCAAACCAATTCCGCCGAAATTATTTCAACTCGCAGTAGATAATATTCAATCATCGATAAATTAATTCAAATAAATCAATATTTCAACTGAAAAAATTACAAGTTTCGCCGATCAAATAACAGGAATCCAGTCCAACCCAATACAACTATATACAATTCCAATCATCTTCAATCACATTAATTCAAATTACAGTGGCTGCTAGTACAAAAGAATTCTCAACCAATTAAAGTAACAAAAATGAGAATTACCTGAAGGAGAGGAATGAGGTTAAGGAATGCTTTGTTTCCAGTCTTCTCAGAGTGAATACGCACAGACCTCTTCATCATAGTGTTCTTACCCATTAAAACGACCGAGTCACCTCGCAAACCCTTGCGGATGTTTTGCAACTGGTTCGATCCAACATTGTCGGCTGCGACAACCAGAATCTGACTGTACTCGTCCAACAACTGGCACAGCTTCGAATCGTAGGCTAGCTTCTTGTCGGCTTTTGATGCTCCCCTAACCATTTTTGATAGACAAACAAATTCTCTAAAACAAGAAAGGAAGGCAAAAATTGAGGGCCAAAATGAAGCTTTTCTAGCTTTATCAAGGGGGACTGCTAAAACGGCGCCGTCCTTTAACCTCCGTTCGATGAGAAAGATATCTGAGTGTGTACTGGGTGGCGGAAGGAAACACGTATGAGAAAATTGGGTAATGACCTAGCTAGGGctttatatataaaaagaaaaaaattgggTTTGATGTAAACCTAGATCGGACGGTCACTTTTGCGACACGTCTGTTTGGGGGTGTGTATAAAAAAATTACTAGTATTAACATGCTATTTATGCTGAACTGACAAAATTATCCCTTTGTTTACACTGGTTTTCTAGCACTCCCATCTTTGTTCCAAACTTCTTATTAATTGGACTGGCAATTTAGATCGATCCGCGGATATCCGGTCGGATAcggatattaaaatttattattttagtaataaattTAAAGTCCAATATACATAACTTATTAAATAAAGTCTATTTTTCGAtcaatttaatttaaaataaagcaaaaaaattaaacaaatcttaaaaacaaaaaaaaattgtggATATTTGATATTTTAtaacaattaaatttaaaattgaatATTCACGGATCAGATCGGATATTATCATTCGAAATTTTTTTAGATTGAATTCAAATCCATCAGATTAAAAAAATATTTGATTCAATCCGCTCCATTACGAACCCCACTTCCGATCACGGTTCTGTTTCCATAGTAATCTGAACGCAATCATTATTTGTTAGCtaaaattattaaaaattgttTTGCACCACCACTGTCAAATTCAATCTCAATGTTTGTAGTTACATAATGTCAAATGCAAGTGTAGACTACTAAAATGGAACTGAAATGATTGACAATACACGACTGTAATGTTCCAGATCTAATTATAAACAAGAATATCCAACGCCTAGGCAAAAATGCCTCCAGCTTATCAGAATAGCATAGGGTCATTTTCTCCCGAAGAACTCAATTCAATCTCAGGCAACAAAAGTGTAGAAAACTTTCAGAATAGCAAAGGGTTATTTACTCATTTTCTCGCCAAAAACTCGATACAGACTAAGGTCTATTACAAGCATCAGTAAAACGGagtcatatatgtgtgtgtatatatataattagaggAACAGAACCAAAGAATATATGTATTGAAAGCTTCActtccaacaagaagatcattatATAGTATGAACCCCATGTGATTCTTCCTGGAGCCTCCCATCATAATTTGACTTTATATTGTAACCAGAAACGACAAAAAATTATGATATAGCAAACAAACGCCTAATTTCAACCTCCTAGCTAGAACAGCCACCCCCACGGGCCAAATTTTTTAAGATTCCAAACATCTTCAGATGCAAATGAAATCTTATAATGACATTCTACAACAAAGAAAAACTGGATATTCGACTTTTGTTTCACATGTCGAGTGTTGGATACGGCATAAAAGGACGTCCTCCACTTCCATTAGTATCCATATTGCCAAATGGGTATGACAGCTCCCCCGAGTGAGTTGACTTTCGAGACGACCTAGGATACCTAGGAGAAGAGTAAAAATCACTTGAACCACTGCTTGTAGTATACATCGACGACGTAGGCAGACCGTGGATCCTCGGCAACCCTGTTGGATCTCCTCCTAGACTGTATCCTTTCTCCACTGTTTCAGCTTCCAGAGGCAGTTCTTCCAAGGTCTACAAAATATTCATCGAGAAATCAGTCATTCTTGAAAGGACAGTTTGGTATCTTTTAAAACATTAGGTCGCAAAACCTAAAACATGGAAAACCTTAACCTCAAGGGTTTTCGAAAAGTTTAGCCTAAAATATAACAAGATTAGAAAAGTTCGTTTAAAGCTAGAGAACTTACTCGGAAAGCCTGTTGAAGAACGCGAAGCATTTCACGAGTGTGCTTTCTTTTTGTTGCCACCTCATCAGGTTCTTGTAGCATCTCCTCGAATAGATTCTCCCTATTTTTTATACACAAAGGAAAATTCAGGGGACAAAAAATTTTCAGGATATGAAAGAGTTGAACTCTATTGAGTGTCATTTACCTGTAAAGCTTTCTGATAAAGACGTTGTGCAGCTCACGTTTTGTTTGGTTTACCTATATATACAAATCCCAAGAACATAGAAGCAAATATCAGAATTTGTAGATCACTAGAGTAAGAAAGGGATAagcataaaaataatgaaaaaaaaataaaaaaattcaaagCTAGAGTGAATGTACAAACAGTCAGGTAACTACCAGGAAATGCATAATGGCTTTTGGCACAGAGTCCTCGATGTTCTTTCGAACAATGTCATAGTATGACCTCAACAACAATTTCGTAACAGCAATTTCAATAGTCTCCTGCTCTGAATGGTTTTCCGAGGGCCTCAACATGGTTGGTGGCTTCAAAAATCATGTGTCATGGGAAAATATTGAGTTGAAAAATATAGCCATAAACTAGCACTGGAAACAAGAAACACTAAGCACAAACCTCTCTCAGATGGATCATAGACACGGCTTGTTCCAAGTTGTTAACAGGTTCATTGTAAGGCCTGTTTGTTAAGATTTCTTTAGCAGCCCCACGATTATCACTTCCACCAAATATTGATGAAATTCCCCAACTCGTGCTTCCTACTAATAATCAATGTGCAAATTTAAGAATCGTATCAGGAACAGCCAAGAGAAGGTTTACACAGCAGAACAGAAATATAAGCAGAAGAAAACACACTGTATGACATTTGAAGCTACTACAGTCATGTTTAATTCGTAAAATGAATTCTGTTAATTGTAAATTCTTCAATAACATGGGGTGGTGACACTTTAgttcacaaaaaaataaaaaaaataaaaataagtgcaCCTATTTTTGCTAGGTTTCTTCACCTTACGCACCACATTTTATGCTAGGTTTCTTCAGGAAAAATAAGTGCATAATTCAATTATATCATTGAATCTTCATTCTTTAGTGGAAAGAAAAATATTTTCGATCAGACCATTACCTGAGGGTGCAGCCTTTTCAACTTCTGCTACAGGCTTCGGTCCCTGGACAACACAACAAGTAACAATCAATTAGAGTAACCAAAGAAGTAACAGCCTAcataatatatagattaaacctcaAATTGCTTCCCATGGATTAAAGTACTAACGCCTTACCTGATCAGAAACAATTCCATTTACTTGTCTAGCAAGAATGGCACGTGATTTCGTACTTCTTTCTGATGCCGGTGCTTTTTCAGGCTCTATGCCATCCTAATTATCCAAAATTGAATGCAACCATCATAAGTATGAAGAAAAAAACAAGTACCCACTACTCACAAATGATTAGAGGTAA
The Rutidosis leptorrhynchoides isolate AG116_Rl617_1_P2 unplaced genomic scaffold, CSIRO_AGI_Rlap_v1 contig164, whole genome shotgun sequence DNA segment above includes these coding regions:
- the LOC139881487 gene encoding large ribosomal subunit protein uL10z-like, with translation MVRGASKADKKLAYDSKLCQLLDEYSQILVVAADNVGSNQLQNIRKGLRGDSVVLMGKNTMMKRSVRIHSEKTGNKAFLNLIPLLQGNVGLIFTKGDLKEVSEEVAKYKVGAPARVGLIAPIDVVVPPGNTGLDPSQTSFFQVLNIPTKINKGTVEIITPVELIKKGDKVGSSEAALLAKLGIRPFSYGLVVLSVYDNGSVFSPEVLDLTEDDLMAKFAAGVAMVTSLALAISYPTVAAAPHMFINAYKNALAIAVATEYSFPEAEQVKEYIKDPSKFAAAAAAPAAAAASSGSAPAAAKAEEKKDEPEEEEDEDFGMSLFD